One window from the genome of Nitrospirota bacterium encodes:
- a CDS encoding type II toxin-antitoxin system HicA family toxin, whose protein sequence is MTGKELIKLLKENGWVLDRIKGSHHIMVKGNKTLSVPVHRSRDLPTGTLNSLLKEAGLK, encoded by the coding sequence ATGACAGGCAAGGAACTAATAAAGCTCCTGAAAGAAAATGGATGGGTGCTGGACCGGATTAAGGGGAGTCACCATATTATGGTAAAGGGAAATAAAACACTGTCTGTTCCTGTTCATAGAAGTCGGGATCTCCCGACAGGGACACTAAATAGTCTACTAAAGGAGGCTGGTTTGAAATGA